The following coding sequences are from one Capsicum annuum cultivar UCD-10X-F1 chromosome 3, UCD10Xv1.1, whole genome shotgun sequence window:
- the LOC107864664 gene encoding uncharacterized protein LOC107864664 — MPPMKVQPIDSPTYRESIQNDAAKPVLKSRLKRFFDRPFPSVLRISSTTEKPNAAGAGNELPPYGKDGAVTEFEPSSICLAKMVQNFIEENNEKPSSAKCGRNRCNCFNGNNNDSSDDEFDFADSVNNSSFGDSADALKSLIPCATVVERNLLADTSKIVEKNKTCKRKGELRKIVTDELSKLGYNASICKSKWEKASSIPAGEYEYIDVIVEGERVLIDVDFRSEFEVARSTSSYKAVLQLLPFIFVGKSDRLLQIVSIASEAARLSLKKKGMHIAPWRKAEYIKAKWLSPHTREETAPVTAAVAEAEAEAESEVNEEVAEEVESKEISDSEFGELELIFGEKSSSFSETKSVTVISSPPPPPPPAKAFGGEEVKPENPEMMTWQPPALKPKNCEREKKIIVPGLASLLREKP; from the exons ATGCCTCCGATGAAAGTTCAGCCGATCGATTCTCCGACATACAGAGAATCGATCCAAAACGACGCGGCAAAGCCGGTGTTGAAATCGCGGCTCAAAAGGTTCTTCGACCGGCCGTTCCCCAGCGTTTTACGGATTTCTTCGACGACAGAGAAGCCGAATGCTGCCGGTGCCGGAAATGAATTGCCACCGTACGGAAAAGATGGAGCGGTCACTGAGTTTGAACCTAGCTCAATTTGTTTGGCTAAAATGGTTCAGAATTTCATCGAGGAGAACAATGAAAAGCCATCGTCTGCTAAATGTGGACGGAATCGTTGCAATTGTTTCAACGGGAACAACAATGATAGCTCCGATGACGAGTTTGATTTTGCAGATTCAGTTAACAACTCCTCCTTCGGCGATTCTGCCGATGCTCTCAAG AGCTTAATTCCATGTGCAACTGTTGTTGAGAGAAATCTGTTGGCTGATACATCAAAAATCGTTGAGAAAAACAAAACTTGTAAGCGTAAAGGCGAATTGCGTAAAATCGTCACCGATGAACTCTCGAAACTTGGCTACAATGCTTCCATTTGCAAATCCAAATGGGAAAAAGCTTCTTCTATACCTGCAG GTGAATATGAGTACATTGATGTGATTGTGGAAGGAGAAAGAGTGTTGATTGACGTAGATTTCCGATCGGAATTCGAAGTTGCTCGATCGACTAGTAGTTACAAGGCGGTTCTTCAATTGCTTCCGTTCATCTTCGTCGGAAAATCAGATCGCCTTCTACAGATAGTATCCATCGCTTCCGAAGCAGCTCGCCTCAGTTTGAAGAAGAAAGGCATGCACATCGCTCCCTGGCGTAAAGCCGAGTATATCAAAGCCAAATGGCTTAGTCCACACACTCGGGAGGAAACGGCACCTGTCACTGCCGCTGTAGctgaagccgaagccgaagccgagagTGAGGTGAATGAGGAGGTagctgaagaagttgaaagtaAAGAGATATCTGATTCTGAATTCGGAGAACTAGAGCTGATTTTCGGTGAGAAGTCATCGTCGTTTTCCGAGACCAAATCAGTGACGGTGATTTCATCACCGCCTCCGCCTCCGCCGCCGGCGAAAGCTTTCGGCGGCGAGGAAGTGAAGCCGGAGAATCCGGAAATGATGACGTGGCAACCTCCCGCATTGAAACCCAAGAATTGCGAGAGGGAGAAAAAAATCATCGTTCCTGGATTGGCTTCCCTTCTCAGGGAAAAGCCCtaa